One stretch of Clostridiales bacterium DNA includes these proteins:
- a CDS encoding ABC transporter permease, with protein sequence MPETEAVKPTVPELEVDNNAEIEIDNGVANAVLEDQTNAVAAGVALDAGLVSEDAIDDRAAEVKDEKEEALADRVRIVSPFKLVIKRFFRSRLSVVGLTMFLAVLVFSFIGPLFVPWGQSEIDYSPAERIYYSNISHTAIGPDGEEYTYYRISVNQPGINKHAHAWTYGETNDGERALHVLGTDNDGYDILARLMYGGRMSLMLSFLVVLIYTVLGIILGGLAGYFGGWVDMIIMRVVDILNCIPSLPILLIVGAIFDGTGWNLEYRIYIMLGALTLLSWPGTARLVRGQILFLREQEYMVAADALGFGVGRKIFKHLVPNVMPQLIVSMTLGLGGTILTEASLSFLGLGVPSTLASLGQMVSLATNNPTIMQFYIADWLPAGLIIIIAVVAFNFIGDGLRDALDPKMKR encoded by the coding sequence ATGCCCGAAACCGAGGCGGTCAAGCCCACGGTTCCCGAGTTGGAGGTAGATAACAACGCCGAAATCGAGATCGATAACGGCGTGGCAAATGCCGTGCTCGAAGATCAAACCAATGCCGTTGCGGCAGGTGTTGCGCTCGACGCAGGTCTTGTTTCCGAGGACGCTATCGACGATCGTGCCGCCGAGGTAAAGGACGAAAAAGAAGAAGCTCTTGCCGACCGCGTACGTATCGTGTCGCCGTTTAAGCTCGTAATAAAACGGTTCTTCCGCTCGCGGCTTTCGGTCGTTGGTCTTACCATGTTCTTGGCGGTGCTCGTTTTCTCTTTCATCGGTCCGTTGTTCGTGCCGTGGGGACAGAGCGAAATCGACTACTCGCCGGCAGAGCGTATATATTACAGCAATATTTCGCATACGGCAATCGGACCCGACGGCGAAGAATATACCTATTACAGAATTTCGGTCAATCAGCCCGGAATTAACAAGCACGCTCACGCATGGACGTACGGAGAAACCAACGACGGCGAACGCGCATTGCACGTTTTAGGCACCGATAACGACGGCTACGATATACTCGCTCGGCTCATGTACGGCGGGCGAATGTCGCTCATGCTGAGCTTCCTGGTAGTTTTGATATACACCGTTTTGGGTATAATACTCGGCGGTCTGGCAGGTTACTTCGGCGGCTGGGTGGATATGATCATCATGCGTGTGGTCGATATCCTCAACTGTATTCCGTCGCTGCCCATCTTGCTCATAGTCGGCGCTATATTCGACGGTACGGGCTGGAACTTGGAGTACCGAATATATATCATGCTAGGCGCATTGACCTTGCTCAGCTGGCCGGGTACTGCGCGGCTCGTTCGCGGTCAAATACTATTCTTGCGCGAGCAGGAATACATGGTCGCCGCCGACGCGCTCGGCTTTGGAGTAGGGCGTAAGATATTCAAGCACCTTGTTCCCAACGTAATGCCGCAGTTGATCGTTTCCATGACGCTCGGCTTGGGCGGTACGATACTTACGGAAGCGTCATTAAGCTTCTTAGGGCTCGGCGTTCCGTCCACTCTCGCATCGCTCGGTCAAATGGTCAGTCTTGCCACGAACAATCCCACGATCATGCAATTCTATATTGCGGACTGGTTGCCCGCGGGCTTGATCATCATAATTGCCGTCGTTGCGTTTAACTTTATCGGCGACGGCTTGCGTGACGCGCTCGATCCCAAGATGAAGAGATAG
- a CDS encoding leucine-rich repeat protein codes for MLIALLIAVLALQFVSAPVSISPNKNSVNADSMNGVSVSYTPADNGKGSDYTRSETVIEESSSLYATPAPNDEITVIVSVDGTPMMDFAAANGVSVAQALKTSGGKANFENLSRIRKQAYNSISKYVTEYRYEYSTVLNAFSATIRYADLKKIESGLYVNNVIISNTYAAPEAVTENYVEVYETGIFDSSDVGYDGTGTVVAVLDTGTDITHEVFDMELDPATIAITKDDVAAVATSLTATSLSKDAGEDISEDDLYVKTKLPYVYDYADSDTNVYPKESHGTHVAGVIAGKSNTITGVAPKAQIATFKVFSDYVSGAKTEWILAGLNDAVTLGVDAINMSLGTSCGFSREVDELEINAVYDKINEAGICLVVAASNDASSASGSTWGNTNLASNPDSGTVGSPGSYDASLSVASVSGVKTKYFTVDGKEIYFAESRLVGKTDSNDFVGGLLGDKSEGEFDYVVIPGVGLDVNYTGLDVNGKVVFIKRGNTNFEEKVRVAHEHGAIAAVVYNNVSGTISMSVGTKEVMPSCFITMDMAKDIVDAGSGTIRLSTEYLAGPFMSDFSSWGCLPNLTLAPDITAHGGEIYSSVAGTNQYDKMSGTSMATPNLAGALILVRQAVKESGRYVSTDADYTKNVRDESYSRMMSAATIVRNEEGNPYSPRKQGSGLADIKNSINTRAYLTVDGSNKPKLSLGDDPNRTGEYTLNFNIVNTSGSAVSYNIEPIVMTESMSSDDRTVAEKAYMFNDTTSTYAIKATKGKATINGNSIAVSGYGEAAITVTIKLSDADKQYLNNTFINGMFVEGFVQLVTGTLDGISLSIPFMAFYGNWADAPMLDVSAYQVGESAVDDSVLAEDKLVADVYGTLPYSGFYSASSSSEEKIGYWGMGNFAYIPAAGYEAPPAQEKYAAVTTNPDGDFLFYMVSAGLLRGAKRVDMEIRNSATGELLWTGVDYNARKSHGSGGQQTGGAVMVELNITKLDLPNNSKYTFTMYTYLDWQDENGEYTNGNRNKFSFEFTVDNERPELTDVAVRKTGNPGSERYLLELTMYDNHYIQGFSISTYAGSHENETYGYTEYDDMINLAGGVIPVASEYNRDSTFTLDVTSYWSVIQANEGKLYLSIFDYAKNEQSYDLVVLDKYIKDDVRIEKTRTASDSYSILPHAQIDLGEYIIERSNTNSSATTDDEKVFVEGYWHEDLVWKSSDSTVAYVDEKTGVVTGLKEGKATITVSSPMGKYDDGKLVYGGEKDIDYFLSFEITVAGTPLDSISPYQVEMSATGIALERGESKVIYATVKPAELLEKQPVLEWMSTSSSVSVVPSADGYSATVTALNSGSATVRATVKGTNVAGYTSVRVLQEYTMYENIYLRSYTGRGGDYTNEDGEVEHNVVDIPEDQGVVYIYPRAFMRNEYIKKVIIPEGVTTIMELAFYNCESLEEIVLPSSLETIEQLAFADCNNLKKITGLGNVKSIGDSAFWGAAVTEIDLSSCTYVDNYAFAFCQSLESVDLSRVGIVGGGAFSYCTSLKSLVIPAHTSMAYDTTYLETDRVLSRRNQGGAFAYCTELESVEIYADSVGKSAFYACEKLRSVTFYNDVNVIGEQAFKRCVALTNINFSGSVYRFDDEAFAECSSLTSFTLPDGLTVMGSYVFSGDSFTTMTISSGANLTNIQAGTFNGLTRYVEPNQAQVVTNNPVRISRFDVENGNKYLSSDNNGILYDRAGKKIIAFPSYAVLLRHELIINENVTTIGAGAFSNSYDITTIDLSNVEYIEEGAFENSSITTISGADNVKYIGERAFKGSKITSLPISAENTTYIGDYAFADVFGDVTGTLEFTAPKNLEYLGSYAFDNSKFTSVSFKDSSIKSVGNYAFNNSARLNKIELGSLESVSRGMFNNCSMLKTVDFGKVKEIGAEAFKGCSKLESIELPEKLTEIADGTFENSGLTTIELPDSLTVIGANAFAGSALGTINLSNVTEIGNAAFKSTKLVSVNAYKVKTVGNNAFENCTDLVSVNMPVLRSLGDSAFESCAVLDTVTLPEIRTVGKRAFAKCVALEGITLNTAETLGDQAFAEASALKTVSINGVKNIGYEILRGTVVETVSLPETLNKVTEGAFNGADNITAITVDDANKSFLDDNGVLYIKNDSNFYTLVAYPAGKTATEYSVLDRTIKLGAYSFGGNKSIRKLTLPVYLEVIGVSAMKGMDSLTEITIYAVEAPTLESKAVITYKEDSVEMESGYREVADENGYVNTYENFNFEFGSDAEEDRDLRIIVPANASGYDNKIWKAYVGKYITSSKLIHASSGTLDYIERIVNLPDAPTADDAEEVAALLRIYNMLDQTQMQFVTGNYNYTEGDNSIDKAYYLALFGSNGNPTNFYSILQAKAANATSATLNNSDIFGAEVNAASTSINGKLFAVIVLAVVAIAAVIVSLVQIKRRDR; via the coding sequence GTGTTGATAGCGTTGTTGATAGCGGTATTGGCTTTACAGTTCGTATCCGCGCCCGTGAGCATTTCGCCCAATAAAAACAGCGTCAACGCGGATAGTATGAACGGCGTTTCCGTTTCATACACGCCTGCCGATAACGGAAAGGGCAGCGATTACACGCGCTCAGAAACGGTGATTGAGGAAAGCTCGTCGCTGTATGCAACTCCCGCGCCCAACGACGAGATTACGGTTATAGTTTCCGTCGACGGCACGCCTATGATGGATTTTGCCGCGGCTAACGGCGTCAGCGTTGCGCAGGCGCTCAAAACTTCGGGTGGCAAGGCAAATTTTGAAAATCTTTCGCGCATTCGTAAGCAAGCATATAACAGTATATCCAAGTACGTAACTGAATACCGTTACGAGTATTCTACAGTATTGAACGCGTTCTCTGCGACAATACGTTATGCCGACCTCAAAAAAATCGAGAGCGGATTGTACGTTAATAACGTAATTATATCCAATACCTACGCTGCACCCGAGGCGGTCACCGAGAACTACGTAGAAGTTTACGAAACCGGTATTTTTGACTCGTCCGACGTAGGCTATGACGGAACAGGTACCGTAGTTGCCGTTCTTGATACCGGCACCGATATCACACACGAAGTTTTCGACATGGAGCTTGATCCCGCTACGATCGCCATAACCAAAGACGACGTGGCCGCTGTTGCCACGAGCCTTACCGCGACCTCTTTATCCAAGGATGCGGGCGAGGATATAAGCGAAGACGATCTTTACGTAAAAACAAAGCTTCCGTATGTTTACGACTATGCGGACAGCGATACAAACGTTTACCCCAAGGAATCGCACGGTACGCACGTTGCCGGTGTTATTGCGGGTAAATCGAACACTATTACGGGCGTTGCGCCGAAAGCGCAAATCGCCACTTTTAAGGTTTTTTCCGACTATGTGAGCGGTGCAAAAACCGAATGGATACTTGCCGGTCTTAATGACGCGGTAACGCTCGGCGTCGACGCTATCAATATGTCGCTCGGCACTTCTTGCGGTTTCTCGCGCGAGGTGGATGAGTTGGAGATCAACGCCGTTTACGATAAGATAAACGAAGCGGGTATTTGCTTGGTGGTTGCTGCGAGCAACGACGCGTCAAGCGCCAGTGGTAGTACGTGGGGTAATACCAACCTTGCGAGCAACCCCGATTCGGGTACCGTCGGGTCGCCGGGTTCGTACGATGCTTCGCTTTCCGTTGCTTCGGTCAGCGGCGTAAAAACCAAATACTTCACTGTCGACGGTAAAGAGATTTACTTTGCAGAATCGCGCCTTGTAGGTAAAACCGATTCCAACGATTTCGTAGGCGGACTTCTCGGCGATAAGAGTGAGGGCGAATTCGATTATGTGGTTATCCCCGGCGTCGGTCTAGACGTTAACTATACCGGTCTCGACGTTAACGGCAAGGTCGTGTTTATCAAACGCGGTAACACCAACTTCGAGGAAAAGGTACGCGTTGCACACGAGCACGGCGCGATAGCTGCTGTGGTTTATAATAACGTTTCCGGTACTATAAGCATGTCGGTAGGTACCAAAGAAGTAATGCCGAGCTGCTTTATTACCATGGATATGGCGAAGGATATAGTGGACGCCGGATCCGGCACGATCAGGCTTTCTACCGAATATCTCGCGGGTCCGTTCATGTCCGACTTTTCGAGTTGGGGCTGTTTGCCTAATCTTACGCTTGCGCCCGACATTACTGCGCACGGCGGCGAGATTTATTCGTCCGTAGCCGGAACTAATCAATATGACAAAATGAGCGGTACGTCCATGGCTACGCCCAACCTTGCGGGTGCGCTGATTTTGGTGCGCCAAGCCGTTAAGGAAAGCGGGCGCTATGTTTCGACCGATGCCGACTATACTAAGAACGTTCGCGACGAGTCGTACAGCCGTATGATGAGCGCCGCTACCATTGTTCGCAACGAGGAGGGTAATCCTTACTCGCCGAGAAAGCAAGGCTCGGGTCTTGCCGATATTAAAAACTCAATTAATACCAGGGCGTATCTCACTGTCGACGGCTCCAACAAGCCCAAGCTTTCGCTCGGCGACGATCCAAATCGCACGGGCGAGTATACGCTCAACTTTAATATCGTTAATACTTCGGGTAGCGCCGTAAGCTACAATATCGAGCCTATCGTCATGACTGAAAGTATGTCGAGCGACGACCGCACTGTTGCCGAAAAGGCATATATGTTCAACGATACGACAAGTACGTACGCTATCAAAGCCACCAAGGGTAAAGCTACCATTAACGGCAACTCGATAGCGGTTAGCGGCTATGGTGAAGCGGCGATAACCGTCACGATCAAACTCAGCGACGCGGATAAACAATATCTTAACAATACCTTTATCAACGGTATGTTCGTAGAGGGCTTTGTTCAGCTCGTAACGGGCACGCTTGACGGCATTTCGCTCAGCATTCCGTTTATGGCTTTCTACGGTAATTGGGCGGATGCTCCCATGCTTGACGTTAGCGCGTATCAGGTAGGCGAGTCTGCGGTGGACGATTCGGTCCTTGCCGAGGATAAACTTGTCGCAGATGTTTACGGCACGCTTCCGTACTCGGGCTTCTATTCGGCTTCGTCCTCGTCCGAGGAAAAGATCGGATATTGGGGTATGGGCAACTTCGCTTATATCCCCGCAGCGGGCTACGAGGCTCCGCCTGCGCAGGAAAAGTATGCGGCTGTCACGACCAACCCCGACGGAGATTTCTTGTTCTACATGGTAAGCGCGGGACTTCTCCGCGGCGCAAAACGCGTTGATATGGAAATTCGTAACAGCGCAACAGGCGAGCTGTTGTGGACCGGCGTTGATTACAACGCGCGTAAGAGCCACGGCTCCGGCGGACAGCAAACTGGCGGTGCGGTAATGGTTGAGCTCAATATAACCAAGCTCGATTTGCCCAATAACTCCAAGTACACGTTCACAATGTATACCTATCTCGATTGGCAGGACGAAAACGGCGAATACACCAACGGCAACCGTAACAAGTTCTCGTTCGAGTTCACCGTAGATAACGAGCGTCCCGAGCTGACCGACGTTGCCGTACGCAAAACGGGCAATCCCGGTTCCGAGCGTTATTTGCTTGAACTCACTATGTACGACAACCATTATATTCAAGGTTTCTCTATTTCTACGTATGCGGGCTCGCACGAAAACGAAACCTACGGCTACACCGAATACGACGATATGATTAACCTCGCAGGCGGTGTAATTCCCGTAGCGTCCGAATATAATCGCGACAGTACGTTTACGCTTGACGTTACCTCGTATTGGAGCGTAATACAAGCTAACGAGGGTAAGCTGTATTTGTCCATATTCGACTACGCTAAAAACGAGCAGTCGTACGATCTTGTCGTGCTCGATAAATATATCAAGGACGACGTTCGTATCGAGAAAACCCGTACGGCAAGCGATAGCTATTCGATTCTTCCTCACGCTCAAATAGATTTGGGTGAATATATCATCGAGCGTTCCAATACCAACAGCTCGGCTACTACCGACGATGAAAAGGTTTTCGTTGAGGGCTATTGGCACGAGGACCTTGTTTGGAAAAGCAGCGACAGCACGGTTGCCTACGTCGACGAAAAGACGGGCGTTGTTACCGGCTTAAAAGAGGGTAAGGCAACAATAACCGTCAGCAGCCCTATGGGTAAATACGATGACGGTAAACTCGTCTACGGTGGCGAGAAAGATATCGATTATTTTTTGTCTTTCGAAATAACGGTCGCAGGTACGCCGCTCGACAGCATTTCGCCTTATCAAGTGGAAATGTCGGCAACAGGTATCGCGCTTGAACGCGGAGAATCGAAAGTAATTTATGCGACGGTTAAGCCCGCCGAATTATTGGAAAAACAACCTGTTCTCGAATGGATGTCCACGAGTTCGAGCGTGTCTGTCGTTCCGTCGGCTGATGGGTATTCGGCTACGGTCACCGCGCTTAACAGCGGTAGCGCAACCGTTCGCGCCACGGTAAAAGGCACGAACGTTGCGGGCTACACAAGCGTTCGCGTACTCCAAGAATACACCATGTACGAGAACATCTATTTGCGCTCGTACACAGGTCGCGGCGGCGATTATACCAATGAGGACGGCGAGGTAGAACACAACGTAGTCGATATTCCCGAAGACCAGGGCGTTGTTTACATTTATCCCCGTGCGTTCATGCGCAACGAATATATCAAAAAGGTAATTATTCCGGAGGGCGTGACCACGATTATGGAACTCGCGTTCTATAATTGCGAAAGCCTCGAAGAAATCGTGCTTCCGTCGTCGCTTGAAACTATTGAACAACTTGCATTCGCCGATTGTAATAATCTTAAAAAGATCACAGGACTCGGCAACGTAAAATCGATAGGTGACAGTGCGTTCTGGGGTGCGGCGGTTACTGAAATTGATTTGTCCAGTTGTACGTATGTAGATAACTATGCGTTTGCTTTCTGTCAATCGCTCGAAAGCGTCGACCTCAGTCGCGTAGGTATTGTCGGCGGTGGTGCGTTCTCATACTGCACTTCGCTCAAATCGCTCGTTATTCCCGCACACACCTCTATGGCGTACGATACGACGTATCTTGAAACTGATAGGGTTTTAAGCCGTCGTAATCAGGGCGGTGCGTTTGCTTACTGCACGGAGCTCGAATCTGTAGAGATTTATGCGGATAGCGTGGGTAAGAGTGCGTTCTATGCTTGCGAAAAACTAAGGAGCGTAACCTTCTATAACGATGTTAACGTAATAGGCGAGCAAGCGTTTAAGCGTTGCGTGGCGCTTACTAATATCAATTTCAGCGGATCTGTATATCGTTTCGATGACGAAGCATTTGCCGAATGTTCGTCGCTCACTTCGTTTACACTTCCCGACGGGCTCACTGTTATGGGCAGCTACGTATTCAGCGGAGACAGCTTCACGACCATGACGATATCGTCGGGCGCGAACCTTACCAATATCCAAGCGGGTACGTTCAACGGCTTAACTCGTTACGTTGAGCCTAACCAGGCTCAAGTTGTTACGAATAACCCTGTAAGGATTTCGAGATTTGATGTAGAAAACGGCAATAAATATCTTTCGTCCGACAATAACGGTATTCTTTATGACCGTGCCGGCAAAAAGATAATTGCTTTCCCGTCGTATGCGGTGCTCTTGCGTCATGAGTTGATTATTAACGAAAACGTTACGACTATAGGCGCGGGCGCGTTCTCTAATTCTTATGATATTACGACTATCGATCTTAGTAACGTAGAATATATCGAAGAAGGCGCTTTCGAGAATTCGAGCATAACGACTATTTCCGGCGCCGATAACGTCAAGTATATCGGAGAACGCGCTTTCAAGGGCTCCAAGATAACCTCGCTTCCTATAAGCGCGGAAAATACGACCTATATCGGCGACTATGCGTTTGCGGACGTGTTCGGCGACGTAACTGGCACTCTTGAATTCACGGCTCCCAAAAATCTCGAATATCTTGGTTCTTACGCGTTCGATAACAGCAAGTTTACTTCGGTATCGTTTAAGGACAGCTCGATCAAATCGGTAGGTAACTACGCGTTCAATAACTCGGCGCGTCTTAATAAGATCGAGTTGGGCTCGCTCGAAAGCGTAAGCCGCGGAATGTTCAATAACTGCTCGATGCTTAAAACGGTCGATTTCGGTAAAGTAAAGGAAATCGGCGCGGAAGCGTTCAAGGGTTGTTCTAAACTCGAATCTATCGAATTGCCCGAAAAGCTTACTGAAATCGCGGACGGAACGTTCGAAAATTCGGGCTTAACAACGATAGAGCTTCCCGATAGCTTAACCGTGATCGGCGCTAACGCCTTCGCGGGCAGTGCTCTCGGCACGATCAATCTTTCTAACGTAACCGAAATCGGCAATGCGGCGTTCAAGTCGACTAAGCTCGTGTCGGTCAATGCCTATAAAGTAAAGACTGTCGGTAATAATGCATTCGAAAACTGCACAGACCTTGTTTCGGTCAATATGCCTGTTCTCAGAAGCTTGGGCGACAGCGCGTTCGAAAGCTGCGCTGTTCTCGACACCGTAACTCTCCCCGAGATCAGAACGGTAGGAAAGCGTGCGTTCGCTAAGTGCGTCGCGCTTGAAGGCATAACGCTCAATACCGCCGAAACGCTAGGCGATCAGGCATTTGCCGAAGCCTCGGCATTAAAGACCGTTTCGATAAACGGCGTTAAGAATATCGGTTACGAGATCTTGCGCGGTACTGTCGTAGAAACGGTATCGCTCCCCGAAACGCTTAATAAAGTTACCGAAGGCGCGTTCAACGGCGCGGATAACATCACGGCTATAACCGTGGATGATGCAAACAAATCGTTTCTCGACGATAACGGAGTGCTGTATATCAAGAACGACAGCAACTTCTATACGCTCGTTGCGTATCCCGCCGGAAAAACGGCTACCGAGTATTCGGTCCTCGACAGGACGATCAAGCTTGGCGCGTACTCGTTCGGCGGTAACAAGTCGATACGTAAGCTCACGCTTCCTGTATATCTCGAAGTGATCGGTGTATCGGCAATGAAGGGTATGGATAGCCTTACCGAGATAACGATTTACGCGGTCGAAGCGCCCACGCTCGAAAGCAAGGCTGTTATTACCTATAAGGAAGACAGCGTCGAGATGGAGAGCGGCTACCGCGAGGTTGCTGATGAAAACGGCTACGTCAATACGTACGAGAACTTCAACTTCGAGTTCGGCAGCGACGCGGAAGAAGATCGCGATCTCCGCATAATCGTTCCCGCAAACGCTTCGGGCTACGACAACAAGATTTGGAAAGCGTACGTAGGCAAGTATATAACTTCTTCCAAGCTTATCCATGCTTCGAGCGGTACGCTTGACTATATCGAGCGTATAGTAAATCTTCCCGACGCACCCACAGCTGACGATGCCGAGGAAGTAGCGGCGCTCCTTCGTATTTACAATATGCTCGATCAAACGCAAATGCAGTTTGTAACGGGTAACTACAATTACACGGAAGGCGATAACAGCATAGACAAAGCCTACTATTTGGCATTGTTCGGGTCTAACGGCAATCCTACTAACTTCTACTCGATTCTTCAAGCCAAGGCGGCTAATGCGACCTCTGCTACGCTCAATAACTCTGATATTTTCGGCGCCGAGGTCAATGCGGCAAGCACGTCGATAAACGGCAAGCTATTTGCGGTTATCGTGCTCGCTGTCGTAGCGATTGCCGCGGTCATCGTATCCCTTGTTCAAATCAAAAGGAGGGACCGCTAA
- a CDS encoding ABC transporter permease, with the protein MVKYIIKRVLYSILILFFVSLILYLLMRCLPIDYVERHFLANAMQGTASLEEMERIKELYGLADSSFVGILKGYWGWLSAAFKGDLGTSFKYNQPVAKVIADHMWISFSVALIAYIFQFVIAIPLGIKAATRQYGVVDYTTSVFSMIGISLPSFFLAILLIRIFSVQFGWFPTSGLYDSTVDWTGNGFGKLINELWHMILPMIAIIIGSIGGLMRHTRTNTLEVLNQDYIRTARAKGLSEHKVVYKHVFRNTMVPIVTMTAGIIPSLFGGMMILEQVFSLDGIGQIAYNALREGDIPFVMGYNMFIAILTVIGTLLSDITYMLVDPRIKISK; encoded by the coding sequence ATGGTTAAATACATTATCAAACGAGTATTATACTCAATACTGATACTGTTCTTCGTATCGCTTATACTTTACCTGTTGATGCGCTGCTTGCCCATCGACTACGTAGAGCGCCATTTCTTGGCGAATGCGATGCAGGGAACGGCGTCATTGGAAGAAATGGAACGCATAAAAGAGTTATACGGCTTAGCCGATAGCTCTTTTGTGGGCATCCTAAAAGGGTACTGGGGTTGGCTTTCTGCGGCGTTTAAAGGCGATTTGGGCACTTCGTTCAAGTACAACCAGCCCGTTGCGAAAGTTATTGCCGATCATATGTGGATATCGTTCTCGGTCGCTTTGATCGCGTACATATTCCAATTCGTGATAGCGATACCGCTCGGCATAAAGGCGGCGACTCGCCAGTACGGCGTTGTCGACTATACCACGTCGGTATTCTCGATGATCGGTATTTCGTTGCCCAGTTTCTTCCTTGCAATATTGCTCATCCGTATATTTTCGGTGCAGTTCGGCTGGTTCCCGACGTCCGGTCTTTACGACTCTACGGTAGACTGGACGGGCAACGGATTCGGCAAGCTGATAAACGAGCTTTGGCACATGATACTGCCTATGATAGCCATTATTATCGGCTCTATCGGCGGTCTTATGCGCCACACGCGTACCAACACGCTCGAAGTGCTTAACCAGGACTATATCCGCACTGCGCGCGCCAAGGGCTTGTCTGAGCACAAGGTCGTGTATAAGCACGTTTTCCGTAACACCATGGTTCCTATTGTTACCATGACGGCGGGCATTATTCCCAGCCTTTTCGGCGGTATGATGATACTCGAACAGGTCTTCTCGCTCGACGGTATAGGTCAGATCGCTTATAACGCACTCAGAGAGGGCGATATACCTTTCGTTATGGGCTACAATATGTTTATTGCCATACTTACGGTAATAGGCACACTCCTTTCGGATATTACCTATATGTTGGTCGATCCGAGAATTAAGATTTCCAAGTAG
- a CDS encoding leucine-rich repeat protein — protein sequence MKKQLRICMTCLAASTLALSLATGIVLGVGGTGGTKYTVTFDTRGGTEIASYSLKEGGKITRPSVIPTKEMFTFGDWYTDTSYKTKFEFGTEMPAYDITIYAGWIGEGSIKLEYNANGGAFDDGTVKKSESASTGVALTAIEDQPALEGYLFDGWYTEPECTNKFGFGASTDDVTLYAGWAHDPHYAYVTYYGNGELITETPIKKGTAHNVPNLFDNTIEISGWCTDETLKTEYTFGGSISNDISLYTTYYSKGLVINGNTVNKYNGNGTKVIVPSVYNGVEVSVIGKNAFYKTSELNHITEIVLPDTIAEIQAGAFYDCRYLVSINLNDKITAIPENAFWNNERLKSVGDISKLTSIGNAAFLGCKALSSIELPDTLVTVGEYAFTNCSMLSEIVLPSRVNKIGAYTFSGCSALTEIDIRSAALNSIGYHAFEKCYYLKSIIIRSSDCPDFLDENGVQSDREESPFVDCTEAKIYVPAGATGRYESKYSTLDDGWFIEKLEVIGADDE from the coding sequence ATGAAAAAACAGCTTAGAATCTGTATGACCTGCCTTGCGGCTTCCACTCTCGCTCTCTCGCTTGCAACGGGTATCGTGCTCGGCGTAGGCGGCACGGGCGGAACAAAATACACCGTTACGTTCGATACGCGCGGCGGCACGGAGATTGCGTCGTACTCGCTTAAAGAGGGCGGCAAGATTACTCGTCCGTCCGTCATTCCAACCAAGGAAATGTTCACGTTCGGCGATTGGTACACCGATACCTCGTACAAGACCAAGTTCGAGTTCGGCACGGAGATGCCCGCTTACGATATAACCATTTACGCCGGATGGATCGGCGAAGGCAGTATCAAGCTCGAATACAACGCCAACGGCGGCGCGTTCGACGACGGCACTGTCAAAAAGTCCGAGTCCGCTTCGACGGGCGTTGCGCTCACGGCGATAGAGGATCAACCCGCGTTAGAGGGCTACCTGTTCGACGGTTGGTATACCGAACCCGAATGCACTAACAAATTCGGCTTCGGCGCAAGCACGGATGACGTAACTTTATACGCAGGCTGGGCGCACGATCCCCACTATGCTTACGTAACGTATTACGGCAACGGCGAGCTTATCACAGAAACGCCTATAAAGAAAGGCACGGCGCATAACGTACCCAACTTGTTCGACAACACTATCGAAATTTCGGGTTGGTGCACCGACGAAACGCTCAAAACCGAGTATACGTTCGGCGGTAGCATTTCGAACGATATCTCGCTGTACACTACCTATTACTCGAAAGGTTTGGTTATCAACGGCAATACCGTCAATAAGTACAACGGCAACGGCACTAAGGTAATCGTCCCGAGCGTTTACAACGGCGTTGAGGTTTCGGTTATCGGCAAAAATGCGTTCTATAAGACGAGCGAGCTCAACCACATAACCGAGATAGTTCTTCCCGATACCATAGCCGAGATCCAAGCCGGCGCGTTCTACGATTGCAGATACCTCGTATCGATCAATCTCAACGATAAAATCACGGCTATTCCTGAAAATGCGTTCTGGAACAACGAACGGCTTAAATCGGTAGGCGATATATCAAAGCTTACAAGCATAGGAAACGCAGCGTTCCTCGGCTGTAAGGCGCTCAGTTCGATCGAGCTACCCGATACGCTCGTCACGGTCGGCGAGTATGCGTTCACAAACTGCTCCATGCTCAGCGAGATCGTTCTTCCTTCGCGAGTGAACAAGATCGGTGCTTACACGTTCAGCGGCTGCTCGGCGCTTACGGAGATCGATATCAGATCGGCTGCGCTTAACAGCATAGGCTATCATGCGTTTGAGAAGTGCTATTACTTAAAGAGCATTATCATTCGCAGTAGCGATTGCCCCGACTTCCTCGACGAAAACGGCGTGCAGAGCGACAGGGAAGAAAGCCCGTTCGTAGATTGCACGGAAGCTAAGATTTACGTTCCCGCGGGCGCGACGGGTAGATACGAGAGTAAATATTCTACCCTCGACGACGGCTGGTTTATAGAGAAGCTTGAAGTGATAGGAGCGGACGATGAATAA